In one Dermatophagoides farinae isolate YC_2012a chromosome 4, ASM2471394v1, whole genome shotgun sequence genomic region, the following are encoded:
- the Dhit gene encoding regulator of G protein signaling double hit, whose protein sequence is MKLAITITSIIAHHRHRHHHHHHHHHHHRHHHHQQQHLSTISQNSNRIIIILISDINHHHHQNHRPYPLFYHQQISTILDKRIEKRKRKTILILIGRKSNIIIFISFKFAYSSYSFINNRRKSPSLSLSLASSLLLLLLLLLSIYDNNNNNYKMTGDKVEVQNEPSSILSDGQRDDSNGTAQSHSQQSNIQSNNNNNNNNNNNNHNTNNNNNNNNNNNNNNTNHNCKNNWWNCCCCCCSCISIKNHSEKNTENKVQLSSIENYFNDDNEPLPTIEEIRSWADSFDKLMKCKYGRKVFRDFLKCEYSEENIMFWLACEDLKRESDPEMIEEKARLIYEDFISILSPREVSLDSRVREIINKNMIEPTPNTFDEAQLQIYTLMHRDSYPRFINSQAYRQLAQLPTSSRKTSAT, encoded by the exons ATGAAATTGGCCATCACTATCACTTCTATTATTgctcatcatcgtcatcgtcatcatcatcatcatcatcatcatcatcatcaccgtcaccaccatcatcaacaacaacatttatcGACCATttcacaaaattcaaatcgaatcattattattttaataagcgatatcaatcatcatcatcatcaaaatcaccGTCCGTATccattattttatcatcaacaaatatcGACAATACTGGACAAACGGATCGAGAAAAGGAAAAGGAAAACAATATTGATATTAATCGGACGgaaatcaaacatcatcatttttatttcattcaaatttgcatattcatcatattcattcattaacaaTCGACGGAagtcaccatcattatcattatcattagcatcatcattactattattattattattattattatcaatttatgataataataataataattataaaatgaCCGGTGATAAGGTCGAAGTTCAAAatgaaccatcatcaatattaagTGATGGCCAACGTGATGATAGTAACGGTACTGCCCAGAGCCATTCACAACAAAGTAATATCcaatctaataataataataataacaataacaataataataatcacaatacgaataataataataataacaacaataataataataataataataccaaTCATAATTGTAAGAATAATTGGtggaattgttgttgctgttgttgttcatg cATATCgattaaaaatcattcaGAAAAGAATACGGAAAACAAGGTTCAATTATCTTCCatcgaaaattatttcaatgatgacaatgagcCTCT gcCTACGATTGAAGAAATCAGAAGTTGGGCagattcatttgataaattaatgaaatgcaaat ATGGCCGTAAAGTATTTCGTGATTTTCTTAAATGTGAATACAGTGAAGAGAACATAATGTTCTGGTTGGCATGCGAAGATCTTAAACGTGAATCCGATCCGGAAATGATCGAGGAAAAGGCCCGTCTTATTTACGAGGATTTTATATCCATTCTATCACCACGTGAG GTGAGCCTTGATTCACGTGTACgtgaaataatcaataaaaatatgattgAACCAACACCGAATACATTCGATGAAGCTCAGTTACAAATCTATACGCTCATGCATCGAGATTCTTATCCACGTTTTATAAATTCACAAGCCTATCGACAACTCGCACAACTGCCTACATCAAGTCGTAAAACAAGTGCTACGTAA
- the Hakai gene encoding E3 ubiquitin-protein ligase Hakai, whose translation MENESRLSSNTNNDDEVMANDDEYFGNLGTLISPSLPFGQTNQMQLRNPAHIVGEKIINPRIHMCDNCQLPILFYGRMIPCKHVFCYDCANKSPQKCLRCSNNILKIEKCNIGTVFICSTDTCRRTYLSQRDLEAHIQHRHVRRIDALLRF comes from the exons atggaaaatgaatcacgattatcatcaaatacgaataatgatgacgaagtaatggcaaatgatgatgaatattttggcAATCTTGGCACACTGATCAGTCCATCATTGCCATTTGGACAAACAAATCAGATGCAATTAAGAAATCCTGCCCATATTGttggtgaaaaaataatcaatcctCGTATACACATGTGTGATAATTGTCAATTGCCAATTCTTTTCTATGGCCGTATG attCCATGTAAACATGTATTCTGTTATGATTGTGCCAATAAATCACCACAAAAATGTTTACGTTGTTCGAATAATATATTGaagattgaaaaatgtaaTATCGGTACAGTGTTTATTTGTAGTACGGATACATGTCGTCGTACCTATCTAAGTCAACGTGATCTTGAAGCACATATTCAACATCGCCATGTACGAAGAATCGATGCTTTATTACgtttttaa